A single genomic interval of Nonomuraea rubra harbors:
- a CDS encoding helix-turn-helix domain-containing protein — protein sequence MDEQLKEALGCKTATEVAEALGVDQGQYSRVIRGRSDPGPQFQARLLLRVQQYGLTFDDLFHVVEFDTALEETA from the coding sequence GTGGACGAACAACTCAAGGAGGCGCTCGGCTGCAAGACCGCCACCGAGGTCGCGGAGGCCCTAGGGGTTGACCAAGGCCAATACAGCCGCGTCATCCGCGGACGATCCGACCCCGGTCCCCAGTTCCAAGCCCGCCTCCTCCTCCGCGTGCAGCAGTACGGCCTGACCTTCGACGACCTCTTCCACGTCGTTGAATTCGACACGGCACTTGAGGAGACGGCGTGA
- a CDS encoding helix-turn-helix domain-containing protein: MVKKPSWPVDRFRELIDQILRDTGLPQVQLAALVPMDQSQLSRWKAGTSKPKHESLQSLGVALAEHYPHLGIGPDELINSVYPRDTGDTPAEDRMEIRDGSNRYKARPSTGIPSFDDIKDPTPAEAAMLAVLAAVHEDVRHLKEQLAVMQAERQADHDERERDGRNQKGA, encoded by the coding sequence ATGGTCAAGAAGCCAAGCTGGCCCGTTGACCGCTTCCGCGAACTGATCGACCAAATCCTGCGGGACACCGGGCTGCCCCAGGTACAACTCGCTGCACTCGTCCCGATGGACCAGTCGCAGCTCAGCCGCTGGAAGGCCGGCACCAGCAAGCCGAAACACGAAAGCTTGCAGTCCCTCGGTGTCGCGCTCGCCGAGCACTACCCTCACCTCGGCATCGGGCCAGACGAACTCATCAACTCCGTGTATCCGCGAGACACAGGAGACACGCCGGCCGAAGACCGGATGGAGATCCGTGATGGCTCCAACCGGTACAAGGCGCGGCCCAGCACAGGCATCCCCTCCTTTGACGACATCAAGGACCCGACACCGGCAGAGGCCGCAATGCTCGCCGTGCTTGCCGCGGTGCATGAGGATGTCCGGCACCTGAAAGAGCAGTTGGCCGTGATGCAGGCGGAGCGCCAAGCAGATCACGACGAGAGGGAGCGGGACGGCCGTAACCAGAAGGGCGCGTGA